One stretch of Myxocyprinus asiaticus isolate MX2 ecotype Aquarium Trade chromosome 23, UBuf_Myxa_2, whole genome shotgun sequence DNA includes these proteins:
- the LOC127413685 gene encoding SMC5-SMC6 complex localization factor protein 2-like isoform X2: MYHLHCATTFRRHSVPQSSHSRPNLENYSANSFKQRHKSSVNTPERYVHRPDQRKDRQENRDDNAFSSMSSQKELSTPHQNTTPEDRLSLSAKRKREASTGSEREIKRPSLDVQLTPSSSSTNSPPKYVRCAFLNCSSDSVLTVKEKQSPKLLNPASDTNKPRAPSSLPRQLFKPCKEPSSKSNTESDKPHSFQFTKFPLTREPKDAMVARANKSLRTPPSQPDFHKISPKSSTTFDSIETLFTPDPCISSPKTHSKKINGEREGCTVSTLPSSSSSHKESIKIRSPPHQPKLGTPCFAEQVSSCKMEPDERTPLQVEHSSCLKANMSAPAVSVKVEGSTEKKCCPQWKDPLDVELEDDSGDDLRESCAISLSSSSSGHDKDNLPSLREIMDWSVRVPVTPEKDAFSEPMTPVPKAAPEAVKTKAVSYRNTLEQMLQEKEQYQRSKELERQLLASCEEDLLNFYEDENSESKEEKISHEQREFLQRFSVASCAIKDIHPGEEVFTPAKFGRLFSHQTLDLRKIIVTPHNRSQQILLQASTEKVLRLISAGLLRKAYCSFPCQPVVTRWLFQMMSVHPNLITSSRILQSLQTIALSAAEHIVENQSRKFKVWVPTVQDIAIVFLNMGASFISLFPLEALQPPFTEGDLLEDFQVEETSQERLISDSKDYATLPVHNLESVVKYLSLCIALCPKAYTDEELLLLLTVACRIALETHFQLLPTGHFSLLLQNMLKNITHWEVQISKACQTLTDLSEDHHNLRRLVYLLPESSRGKQLKRHLSLSIISKLLNHTCTYKPSGTEFKLSELKNYLPQMRPSSLLKSLRFARRAEDCDATLDQQAYYLCYSLLTLTNEASNFEFLPSNQRNDLRSLSSQLEKHIKCDIRESEKMLYRSKVKDFVARIYTKWQVLLTRSRPQEGKLYDYWKPPPEDEVPNSPKGQSCHTAQDTSESSEETRTTESSCTESDDDAESKEEEEWAKECEEPENTEENKACQNEESGEVEEKSDEQQLMELGEEDGQLEETPDEELFKSPEEFMQSDEDEDLINREEELFKDEEPHEEEKKHIESNNELGELEDLMLLEMQEQMKDEICEEMSVDSL, encoded by the exons ACCAGAACACTACCCCGG AGGACAGGCTGTCCCTTTCTGCAAAGAGAAAAAGGGAGGCTAGCACAGGCAGTGAGAGGGAAATTAAACGGCCGAGTCTAGATGTCCAGCTCACACCCAGCTCTTCAAGTACAAACTCACCACCAAAATATGTCAGATGTGCTTTCTTGAACTGCAGCAGTGATTCTGTGCTAACTGTAAAGGAGAAACAGTCCCCTAAACTGCTCAATCCTGCATCAGACACCAACAAACCAAGAGCTCCATCCTCCCTCCCCAGGCAGCTTTTTAAACCCTGTAAGGAGCCCAGCAGTAAGTCAAACACAGAGAGCGACAAACCGCACTCATTTCAGTTCACTAAATTCCCCCTAACTAGAGAGCCTAAAGATGCTATGGTGGCACGTGCTAACAAGAGTCTCAGAACTCCACCTAGCCAACCGGATTTTCACAAAATCTCTCCAAAGTCAAGCACAACGTTTGACAGCATTGAGACCCTCTTTACTCCTGACCCGTGCATTTCATCTCCCAAAACACATAGCAAAAAAATTAATGGAGAAAGAGAAGGTTGTACTGTCTCCACGCTCCCAAGCTCCTCATCCAGCCACAAGGAGAGCATTAAAATTCGCTCACCCCCCCATCAGCCCAAACTAGGAACACCCTGCTTTGCTGAGCAAGTCAGTTCATGTAAGATGGAACCGGATGAAAGAACGCCATTGCAAGTGGAGCACTCAAGCTGCCTCAAGGCTAACATGTCTGCCCCAGCTGTTTCTGTGAAAGTAGAAGGATCAACAGAAAAGAAGTGCTGCCCCCAGTGGAAAGATCCCTTAGATGTTGAGCTGGAAGATGACTCAGGAGATGATCTGAGAGAAAGCTGTGCTATCAGcctgagcagcagcagcagtggtcATGACAAGGATAATTTGCCCTCCCTGAGGGAGATCATGGATTGGAGTGTCCGTGTGCCTGTTACACCTGAGAAAGATGCTTTTTCTGAGCCCATGACACCAGTCCCAAAAGCAGCA CCTGAGGCAGTGAAAACCAAAGCAGTTAGTTATAGAAATACACTGGAACAGATGCTGCAAGAGAAGGAACAATATCAAAG GTCAAAAGAGCTGGAGAGGCAGTTACTTGCGTCTTGTGAAGAGGACTTGCTGAATTTCTATGAGGATGAGAACAGTGAAAGTAAAGAGGAAAAAATTTCACATGAGCAAAG GGAATTTTTGCAAAGGTTCTCAGTTGCCTCATGTGCCATCAAGGACATCCATCCAGGAGAGGAAGTGTTCACACCTGCTAAGTTTGGCCGACTCTTCAGTCATCAGACTCTGGACCTGAGGAAAATTATTGTGACTCCACACAACAGATCTCAACAAATCCTCCTTCA GGCCAGTACTGAAAAAGTGTTGCGTCTGATCAGTGCAGGCTTGTTGAGGAAAGCCTACTGTTCTTTCCCTTGTCAGCCTGTCGTTACACGCTGGCTTTTTCAG ATGATGTCAGTTCACCCAAACCTCATCACTTCTTCACGGATCCTACAGTCTTTGCAAACCATCGCTCTGTCTGCTGCTGAACACATAG TGGAAAACCAGAGCCGAAAGTTTAAAGTGTGGGTGCCCACTGTACAGGATATTGCAATAGTGTTCCTTAACATGGGCGCATCATTCATCAGTCTCTTCCCTCTGGAGGCCCTGCAACCCCCTTTTACTGAAGGAGACCTTTT AGAGGActttcaggtggaagagaccagtCAAGAGAGACTGATTTCTGATTCGAAAGACTATGCCACTTTACCAGTGCATAATTTGGAGAGTGTTGTCAAG TACCTGTCCCTGTGCATCGCGCTGTGTCCAAAAGCGTACACTGACGAGGAGTTGCTGTTGCTTCTAACAGTGGCATGTAGAATCGCACTGGAGACTCATTTCCAGTTGCTGCCAACTGGACACTTCAGCCTCCTCCTCCAGAACATGCTTAAGAACATCACACACTGGGAAGTACAG ATATCTAAAGCTTGCCAGACCCTGACTGATTTATCGGAAGATCATCACAACCTTAGGCGGCTCGTTTATCTTCTGCCAGAAAGCAGTCGTGGAAA GCAATTAAAACGGCACCTGAGTTTGTCTATCATCTCAAAGCTTTTGAATCACACCTGCACTTACAAACCCTCAGGCACAGAGTTTAAG CTATCTGAGCTGAAAAATTATCTACCACAAATGCGTCcttcatccctgctgaaaagcctCAGGTTTGCAAGAAGAGCAGAGGATTGTGATGCCACTCTAGACCAACAA GCATATTACCTCTGCTACAGCCTTTTGACATTGACAAATGAAGCCTCCAATTTTGAGTTTTTACCCTCAAACCAGaga AACGATCTGCGCAGTCTTTCTTCTCAACTGGAGAAACACATTAAATGTGACATTAGGGAGAGCGAGAAGATGCTGTACAGGAGCAAG GTGAAAGACTTTGTGGCAAGGATATACACCAAGTGGCAGGTGCTTCTCACACGATCCAGGCCTCAAGAG GGAAAGCTGTATGATTACTGGAAGCCTCCACCAGAGGATGAGGTGCCCAACAGTCCTAAGGGCCAGTCCTGCCACACAGCACAAGACACTTCAGAAAGTTCGGAAGAAACTCGGACCACAGAGTCAAGCTGTACAGAGTCAGATGATGATGCTGAGAGCAAAGAAGAGGAGGAGTGGGCTAAAGAATGTGAGGAACCTGAGAACACTGAGGAGAACAAGGCATGCCAGAATGAAGAAAGTGGGGAGGTAGAGGAGAAAAGTGATGAGCAACAGCTGATGGAGCTAGGTGAAGAAGATGGACAGTTGGAAGAAACCCCTGATGAAGAGCTGTTTAAAAGCCCTGAAGAGTTCATGCAGAGTGATGAAGACGAAGATCTCATAAATAGAGAGGAGGAGCTTTTTAAGGATGAAGAGCcacatgaagaagaaaaaaagcacatAGAATCAAACAATGAGTTAGGAGAACTTGAGGATTTGATGCTGTTAGAAATGCAAGAGCAAATGAAGGATGAGATTTGCGAGGAGATGTCTGTAGACTCTCTTTGA